The genomic stretch TCGCCGAACGAAAGGTCGACAATCACGATTTTCCGGAGGTCCCCCACCTGCGGCGCGGCAAGACCGAGGCCGTTCTCCTCGTACAGAGTATCGATCATGTGGTCGATAAAGTCTTTCAGCTCGGAGTCAAATACAGTCACTTCTTCCGTTTTCTTCCGCAGAACCGGGTCTCCGAAGCGGCGGACTTTTGTAGTTGGTGGAGCCATTATTCCTTACCCGTCTCGCTTTCTTTTGCAAGCACCCGCGCGATGCTTGATCTCAGCATCTCGATCTTGGTATTTTCCGCAACCTTGATCACCACAGTATCATCCGGCGAGAGCGCATCCCCTTTTTTCTTGATAGCGACAATAGTACCCAGCATACCGCCGATTGTGACTATCCGGTCGCCCTTGGCCAGGGAATCGAGCATGGACTGGGTGTCCTTCTGTTTCTTTCGCTGCGGCCTGATGAGAAAGAAGTAAAATACAGCGAAAATGATGATGAACATCGGCCAGAGCGGCGCCGAAGAAGGAGCGCTTGACGCCTGGTTTGAAGACTGCGCGAGCGCGGATGAGATGAATTCAAAATTCATGGATTGGGATCCTCGTTTCGGTAGCGGCGGAGAAATTCATCCCGCCAGTGTGGGAATCTGTTTTCAATAATGGCGCTTCTCATTTCACGCATGGTCTCGAGGTAAAAATAGATACTGTGAAGAGTCGCCAGGCGCGGGGCAAGTATCTCCCCGGTTTGAAAAAGGTGCCTGATGTAGGCCCGGCTGTAATTCCGGCATGCCGGGCATCCGCATTCCGGGTCGATGGGAGTGAACTCTTTCGCCTGATAGGCCTTATTCAGGATAACCTTGCCGTTACGGGTGAATACCGAACCGTTCCGGGCATTCCGGGTGGGCAGGACACAGTCGAACATGTCGACACCCCGCGACACAGCTTCAACCATGTCATCGGGGTATCCTACTCCCATAAGATACCGCGGCTTGTTTTCCGGGAGAATCGGCGTGGTGATCTCGATCATCTCAAACATCTGCCGCTTCGGCTCGCCGACAGCAAGCCCGCCGATCGCATACCCCCAGAAATCCATAGCCACGAGGCTCGCCGCCTGCTGCACCCGGAGATCGGGAAACACGCTCCCCTGGCAGATTCCAAAAAGAACCTGGGCGCAGTCAGTCGTTTTCTCATGCTCCCCGATACACCTTTCGGCCCATTCCCCGGTCATCAGACAGGAGCGCGCGGCATACTCGTGCGATACGGGATAGGGGATGCACTCATCGAAAGCCATGATCAGATCGGCGCCGATGGCATGCTCAATCTCTATGACGCTTTCAGGGGTAAAAAGATGCCTGGAGCCGTCTATGTGCGACCGGAACACCACTCCTTCCGGGGTGATCTTGCGGAGATCGTTGAGGCTGAATACCTGGTATCCGCCCGAGTCGGTGAGAATGGAGCCGTTCCACCCCATGAACCGGTGCAGTCCGCCCGCCTCCCTTATAAGGTCATGTCCCGGACGGAGGTAAAGATGATAGGCGTTCCCGAGAATAATCCGGGCATCGTAGGCTTCAAGCTCCTGCTGTGACATGGTTTTCACAGAGGCCTGAGTGCCCACCGGCATAAAAACAGGAGTTTCGATAACCGAATGGGGAGTCCGGAGAATACCTGCCCTGGCCCCG from Candidatus Latescibacter sp. encodes the following:
- the yajC gene encoding preprotein translocase subunit YajC, producing MNFEFISSALAQSSNQASSAPSSAPLWPMFIIIFAVFYFFLIRPQRKKQKDTQSMLDSLAKGDRIVTIGGMLGTIVAIKKKGDALSPDDTVVIKVAENTKIEMLRSSIARVLAKESETGKE
- the tgt gene encoding tRNA guanosine(34) transglycosylase Tgt encodes the protein MTAARKQGFSFEVIRVCPHTGARAGILRTPHSVIETPVFMPVGTQASVKTMSQQELEAYDARIILGNAYHLYLRPGHDLIREAGGLHRFMGWNGSILTDSGGYQVFSLNDLRKITPEGVVFRSHIDGSRHLFTPESVIEIEHAIGADLIMAFDECIPYPVSHEYAARSCLMTGEWAERCIGEHEKTTDCAQVLFGICQGSVFPDLRVQQAASLVAMDFWGYAIGGLAVGEPKRQMFEMIEITTPILPENKPRYLMGVGYPDDMVEAVSRGVDMFDCVLPTRNARNGSVFTRNGKVILNKAYQAKEFTPIDPECGCPACRNYSRAYIRHLFQTGEILAPRLATLHSIYFYLETMREMRSAIIENRFPHWRDEFLRRYRNEDPNP